From Candidatus Binatus sp., the proteins below share one genomic window:
- a CDS encoding molybdopterin-dependent oxidoreductase codes for MNDQWHKTACILCSVNCGVEVKLEGRHITRVRGNREHVASHGYACEKAQRLDYYQNAKDRIDSPLRRRADGTFEKIDWDTAIREIAERLVRVRDTHGGASIFYYGGGGQGNHLCGAYSVATRRALGMVYSSNALAQEKTGEFWVDARLYGGRPAPDFEHAEVAMFVGKNPWQSHGFQTARPILKSIAADPNRALIVIDPRRSETAEMADYHLQVRPGADAFCLSAILATLVQEDIVNHDFLREHASGGALLFDVLRNIPIAEYSARAGVAENLVREVARRIARAASVSILEDLGIEMSPHSTLNSYLEKLLFVLSGNFGRKGGMNLHTSMGKLVGKVIGNRRSPVGGHLIIGGMIPCNVIPDEILTDHPRRFRAMIVESANPIHSLADSKRMREALDALDTVVVIDVAMTETARHAHYVLPASSQFEKWETTFFAGEFPSNYFCLRAPIIEPMPGTLPEAEIHARLVRAIGALKDVDLSPLHEAAAIGRLEYAIAFQRLMSSHPKLGALAPIVLYETLGPTLGKNNEVAAILWGAAQNCATTYADSIRRAGFKGEGPALGNALFDAIFKSRDGVTFSIDDYEETFRRIETPEGRIQIDIPELIDELKTLPKDKLERDPAFPFILAAGERRSTTANTIMRNPEWRPKDRAGSLRMSPRDAESLGLKTGGRVRITTRRGSAEAVVELSDRLQPGHVTLPNGAGLSYPDANGRSVLHGVAPNELTASDYRDWLAGTPFHKHVPARIEAV; via the coding sequence ATGAACGACCAATGGCACAAAACGGCGTGCATACTCTGCAGCGTGAATTGCGGAGTCGAGGTCAAGCTCGAAGGACGGCACATCACGCGCGTGCGCGGCAATCGCGAGCACGTCGCGTCGCACGGCTACGCCTGCGAGAAAGCGCAGCGCCTCGACTACTATCAAAACGCCAAGGACCGGATTGATTCGCCATTGCGGCGCCGCGCCGACGGCACGTTCGAGAAAATCGACTGGGACACCGCGATCCGCGAGATCGCCGAGCGCCTGGTGCGGGTCCGCGATACCCACGGCGGCGCGAGCATCTTCTATTACGGCGGCGGTGGCCAGGGTAATCATCTGTGCGGCGCATACAGCGTCGCGACGCGGCGCGCGCTCGGCATGGTTTATTCCTCTAATGCGCTCGCGCAGGAAAAGACCGGCGAGTTCTGGGTCGATGCGCGCCTCTATGGCGGACGTCCGGCGCCGGATTTCGAGCACGCCGAAGTTGCGATGTTCGTCGGCAAGAATCCGTGGCAGTCGCATGGCTTCCAGACTGCGCGGCCGATATTGAAGTCGATCGCCGCCGATCCCAATCGTGCGCTGATCGTGATCGATCCGCGCCGCAGCGAGACCGCGGAGATGGCCGATTATCATCTGCAGGTGCGTCCCGGCGCCGACGCCTTCTGCCTGAGCGCGATTCTCGCCACGCTGGTGCAGGAGGATATCGTCAATCACGATTTTCTGCGCGAACACGCGAGCGGTGGCGCGCTGCTGTTCGACGTATTGCGCAACATCCCGATCGCTGAATACTCCGCACGGGCCGGCGTCGCCGAGAATTTAGTGCGGGAAGTCGCGCGCCGAATCGCCCGCGCCGCGAGCGTCTCGATCCTCGAGGATCTCGGAATCGAGATGTCGCCGCATAGCACGCTCAATTCGTACCTGGAAAAATTACTGTTCGTCCTCAGCGGAAATTTCGGCCGCAAGGGCGGCATGAACCTGCACACCAGCATGGGCAAACTGGTTGGCAAAGTGATCGGCAATCGGCGAAGCCCGGTCGGCGGCCATCTGATTATCGGCGGGATGATCCCGTGCAACGTGATCCCCGACGAGATTCTGACCGACCATCCGAGGCGCTTCCGCGCGATGATCGTCGAAAGCGCCAATCCGATTCATTCGCTCGCCGACAGCAAGCGGATGCGCGAGGCCCTCGACGCGCTCGACACCGTCGTCGTGATCGATGTTGCGATGACCGAGACCGCGCGCCACGCGCATTACGTGCTGCCGGCGTCGTCGCAGTTCGAAAAATGGGAGACCACTTTTTTCGCGGGCGAGTTCCCGAGCAATTATTTTTGCTTGCGCGCGCCGATTATCGAGCCGATGCCGGGCACCCTGCCCGAAGCCGAGATTCACGCGCGCCTGGTTCGCGCGATCGGCGCATTGAAGGACGTCGATTTGTCACCGCTGCACGAGGCCGCAGCGATTGGACGCCTCGAATACGCGATCGCGTTTCAGCGCCTGATGTCCTCGCACCCTAAGCTCGGCGCGCTCGCGCCAATCGTGCTGTATGAAACGCTCGGGCCCACGCTCGGCAAGAACAACGAAGTCGCCGCGATCCTGTGGGGTGCGGCGCAGAACTGTGCGACGACTTACGCCGATTCGATCCGCCGCGCCGGGTTCAAGGGCGAAGGGCCCGCGCTCGGCAACGCGCTCTTCGACGCGATCTTCAAGAGCCGCGACGGCGTGACTTTCTCGATCGACGACTATGAAGAAACGTTTCGGCGCATCGAAACTCCGGAAGGCCGAATCCAGATCGACATCCCCGAACTGATCGACGAATTGAAGACGCTGCCGAAGGACAAGCTCGAACGCGATCCCGCATTCCCCTTTATCCTCGCGGCGGGCGAGCGCCGTTCGACCACCGCCAACACCATCATGCGCAATCCCGAGTGGCGGCCCAAGGACCGCGCCGGCTCGCTTAGAATGAGCCCGCGCGACGCGGAGTCGCTCGGCCTCAAGACCGGCGGACGCGTACGTATCACGACTCGGCGCGGCAGCGCGGAGGCCGTCGTCGAGCTGAGCGATCGCTTGCAACCGGGACACGTAACGTTGCCGAATGGCGCCGGCCTGTCTTATCCCGACGCCAATGGCCGCTCAGTTCTGCATGGTGTGGCGCCGAACGAACTCACCGCGTCGGATTATCGCGATTGGCTCGCGGGCACGCCGTTTCATAAGCACGTGCCGGCGCGAATCGAGGCCGTCTGA
- a CDS encoding DUF169 domain-containing protein encodes MLMSQEKSIEPPPAAATSSETTSYDWKAIIDDLNALLRLRTTPIGMKMFPTVEEMEAIPKIRRPKSIHTTDQIVAQAARLGWTVGITMKDLAGAQCGAVIGLHPRDEDWLSGKAMAGVWYSTLADSSAHQHAMDTAPHGRYLAMAVSPLASARLNPPDICLIYGTPGQMIIFINGLQWAGYKKFQWSVVGESACADSWGRALKSGEPSLSIPCYAERRYGGVLDEEMLMAIPPHFLPKTIEGMKRLAANGLRYPIAQYGIQSDARAGLSVSYGSREK; translated from the coding sequence ATGCTCATGTCGCAAGAGAAATCCATCGAACCGCCGCCGGCCGCCGCCACCTCATCCGAAACGACCTCCTACGACTGGAAGGCCATCATCGACGACCTCAACGCGCTGCTGCGGCTTCGCACCACGCCCATCGGCATGAAGATGTTCCCGACTGTCGAGGAGATGGAGGCGATCCCCAAAATTCGGCGGCCCAAGTCGATTCACACCACCGACCAAATCGTCGCGCAGGCCGCGCGGCTGGGATGGACCGTCGGGATCACGATGAAGGACCTGGCGGGCGCGCAGTGCGGCGCAGTCATCGGGCTTCATCCGCGCGACGAGGACTGGCTCTCCGGCAAGGCGATGGCGGGCGTGTGGTACTCGACGCTGGCCGATTCCTCGGCGCATCAGCATGCGATGGACACCGCGCCGCACGGTCGCTACCTCGCGATGGCGGTGTCTCCGCTCGCCTCGGCGCGCCTCAATCCTCCCGACATCTGCCTCATCTACGGAACGCCGGGTCAGATGATCATCTTCATCAATGGGCTTCAGTGGGCGGGCTACAAGAAGTTCCAATGGAGCGTCGTCGGCGAGTCGGCATGCGCAGATTCATGGGGCCGCGCGCTCAAGTCGGGAGAGCCAAGCCTCTCGATACCGTGCTATGCAGAGCGACGCTACGGCGGCGTGCTCGACGAGGAGATGCTGATGGCGATACCGCCGCACTTCCTGCCGAAGACTATCGAGGGGATGAAGCGGCTGGCGGCGAATGGGCTGCGCTATCCGATCGCGCAATATGGAATCCAATCGGATGCGCGGGCGGGGCTCTCGGTCAGCTATGGATCGAGAGAGAAGTAA
- a CDS encoding acyl-CoA dehydrogenase family protein, with the protein MTHDAKTVLASARDLAPTISARAAEIESNRRLPPDLLAQLTAAGLFRMFVPKSHGGLDLDYPTSMEIIEALATADGATGWVVMIGCETPMLLALMPPRRFDQLYADTPDVIIAGGFAPRGAAEPQSDRSYRVNGRWAFASGCQHSSWLLGNCVVTENGKPRPGLIPGTPEVRAMLFKAERATILDTWHVAGMRGTGSHDIAVKDIIVPPDDTFDIFLGRPTIPGPGLSEPLLYAAMHIGAVGVGIAERALSEMIKLAGTDKQRLYAQSSIAASPLFQYRLGHAATSLRAARGILRSEADAVWAIAVAERVATPADRSRVMGTVTWVAHTAASVVDACYTAGGGTSPYDASPLQRCLRDIHTLTQHAAVAESWLSGAGASVLGADSGFAL; encoded by the coding sequence ATGACTCACGACGCCAAAACCGTACTCGCTTCCGCGCGCGATCTCGCGCCCACCATCAGCGCGCGCGCCGCCGAGATCGAGTCGAATCGCCGCTTGCCGCCCGACTTGCTAGCTCAACTGACTGCCGCCGGATTGTTCCGGATGTTCGTGCCGAAAAGCCACGGCGGCCTCGACCTCGATTACCCCACCAGCATGGAAATCATAGAGGCGCTCGCGACCGCCGACGGCGCCACCGGCTGGGTCGTGATGATCGGATGCGAAACTCCGATGCTGCTCGCGCTGATGCCGCCGCGGCGATTCGATCAACTGTACGCCGACACGCCCGACGTGATCATCGCCGGCGGCTTTGCTCCGCGCGGCGCCGCCGAACCTCAGAGCGATCGCAGCTATCGCGTCAACGGCCGCTGGGCGTTCGCCAGTGGATGCCAGCATAGCAGTTGGCTGCTCGGCAATTGCGTCGTCACTGAAAATGGCAAGCCGCGGCCCGGCCTGATCCCCGGCACTCCCGAGGTCCGCGCGATGCTGTTCAAGGCGGAACGCGCGACGATTCTCGACACCTGGCACGTCGCCGGAATGCGCGGCACCGGCAGCCACGATATCGCGGTCAAGGATATCATCGTGCCGCCCGACGACACCTTCGACATCTTTCTCGGCCGGCCGACGATTCCCGGCCCCGGCCTGTCGGAACCGCTGCTCTACGCGGCGATGCATATCGGCGCGGTCGGAGTTGGAATCGCGGAGCGCGCGCTAAGTGAAATGATCAAGCTCGCGGGCACCGACAAGCAGCGCCTCTATGCGCAGTCGTCGATCGCGGCGTCGCCGCTGTTTCAGTATCGCCTCGGACACGCCGCGACCAGTCTCCGCGCCGCGCGCGGAATCCTGCGCAGCGAGGCCGACGCCGTGTGGGCGATCGCGGTCGCCGAACGCGTCGCGACGCCCGCCGATCGATCGCGCGTGATGGGCACGGTCACGTGGGTCGCGCACACGGCGGCGTCGGTCGTCGATGCCTGCTACACCGCGGGCGGCGGCACTTCGCCGTACGACGCGTCGCCGCTGCAGCGATGCCTCCGCGATATCCATACGCTGACGCAGCACGCCGCAGTCGCCGAATCGTGGCTGAGCGGTGCAGGCGCATCGGTCCTCGGCGCCGATTCCGGTTTCGCGCTCTAA
- a CDS encoding nuclear transport factor 2 family protein: MGASENKQAIKTMFAELAKGNAQAFLGAMTDDVRFTLIGTTKYSRVFNGKQELLEKLLGPLNAELVDGITITPDNLIADGDYVAMQAHGKAMGKNGKPYNNTYCQVFKFTNGKICEVTEYLDTELVTTVFGR, from the coding sequence ATGGGCGCATCCGAAAACAAGCAAGCGATCAAGACCATGTTCGCCGAACTCGCCAAAGGCAACGCGCAGGCTTTCCTCGGCGCGATGACCGACGATGTCCGCTTCACTCTCATCGGCACGACCAAATACTCGCGCGTCTTCAATGGCAAGCAGGAGTTGCTCGAAAAACTGCTCGGGCCGCTGAACGCGGAACTGGTCGATGGCATCACGATCACGCCCGACAATCTGATCGCCGACGGCGATTACGTCGCGATGCAGGCGCACGGCAAAGCGATGGGCAAAAACGGCAAGCCGTACAACAACACTTATTGCCAGGTGTTCAAATTCACCAATGGCAAAATTTGCGAAGTGACCGAATATCTCGACACCGAGCTGGTGACTACTGTCTTCGGCAGATAA
- a CDS encoding phytanoyl-CoA dioxygenase family protein yields MSIQHLPATASGEQVAAILSEDGAVVVDNLISAAEMDSVAEELRPWLDATAFGPDDFAGRRTRRTGGLVARSQRCRDLVMNPTVLATCGKFLSHATSYQLHLTQVIAIGPGEPAQPIHRDQWAFDFFTFPKGYEVQCNTLWAMTDFTEENGATRVIPGSNHFDDKLKFELKDTEPAEMTKGSVLLYSGSLYHGGGANRSNAMRAGINITYNLSWLRQEENQYLAVPLEIAKTLPVELLRLIGYRRGAYALGYVDDLRDPIEIVRPDLGQTGLGDPEVSKRIKEQSAQFRLGITQS; encoded by the coding sequence ATGAGCATCCAGCATCTGCCGGCCACCGCGTCTGGCGAGCAAGTCGCGGCGATTCTGAGCGAAGACGGCGCAGTCGTGGTCGATAACCTGATCAGCGCTGCCGAGATGGATTCGGTTGCCGAGGAGTTGCGGCCGTGGCTCGACGCGACGGCCTTCGGTCCCGATGATTTCGCCGGCAGGCGCACGCGGCGGACCGGCGGCCTGGTTGCGCGATCGCAGCGTTGCCGCGACCTGGTGATGAATCCGACCGTGCTTGCGACGTGCGGGAAATTCTTGAGTCACGCGACCAGCTACCAGTTGCATCTGACGCAGGTGATCGCGATCGGGCCGGGCGAGCCGGCGCAGCCGATACATCGCGATCAGTGGGCGTTCGATTTTTTCACGTTTCCGAAAGGCTACGAGGTGCAGTGCAACACGCTGTGGGCGATGACGGATTTCACCGAGGAAAACGGCGCGACGCGCGTGATCCCGGGGAGCAATCATTTCGACGACAAGCTGAAATTCGAGCTGAAGGACACCGAGCCGGCGGAGATGACGAAGGGATCGGTGCTGCTCTATTCGGGGAGCTTGTATCATGGCGGGGGCGCCAATCGATCGAACGCGATGCGGGCGGGGATCAACATCACGTACAATCTTTCGTGGCTCCGGCAGGAGGAGAATCAGTATCTCGCGGTGCCGCTCGAGATTGCGAAGACGCTGCCGGTCGAGTTGCTGCGCCTGATCGGATATCGGCGCGGCGCGTATGCGCTCGGATACGTGGATGACTTGCGCGACCCGATCGAAATCGTGCGGCCCGACCTCGGACAGACGGGCCTCGGCGATCCCGAGGTCAGCAAGCGAATCAAGGAGCAGAGCGCGCAGTTTCGTCTGGGCATCACGCAGAGTTGA
- a CDS encoding TetR/AcrR family transcriptional regulator has protein sequence MRFETEERAVTSAEGRRREILAAAVRVIGAGGPDAITHRRVAAEAGVGLGSLTYYFESRDDLVREAFRYYLQRSSELLIALETEIPPGSADDLVELIIEMTRREFMEPAMLRAEYEMILYAARDEVVSREFVAWERGLEARLGAILEALGAPRPIAAARTIIELVRGFELERLARPSDPIDDLRYRLSVVIGALVGKRQPAVASMSAAQIQIPKFARPRRGSREISRRTEPRRTNR, from the coding sequence ATGCGATTCGAAACGGAAGAACGAGCGGTGACTTCGGCGGAAGGGCGGCGGCGCGAAATCCTGGCGGCGGCGGTGCGCGTGATCGGCGCCGGCGGCCCCGACGCGATTACGCATCGGCGGGTCGCGGCGGAAGCGGGCGTGGGGCTCGGATCGCTGACCTACTACTTCGAGTCGCGCGACGATTTGGTGCGCGAAGCGTTTCGCTATTATTTGCAGCGCAGCAGCGAACTTCTGATCGCACTCGAGACCGAGATTCCGCCGGGCAGCGCCGATGACCTGGTCGAGCTGATAATCGAGATGACGCGGCGGGAGTTCATGGAGCCGGCGATGCTGCGTGCGGAGTACGAGATGATCCTCTACGCCGCGCGGGACGAGGTGGTGTCGCGCGAGTTTGTCGCGTGGGAACGCGGGCTCGAAGCGCGCCTGGGGGCGATTCTCGAAGCGCTCGGCGCGCCGCGGCCGATCGCGGCGGCGCGCACGATAATCGAGCTGGTGCGCGGCTTCGAGCTCGAGCGTCTCGCGCGTCCGTCCGATCCGATCGACGATCTTCGCTATCGCTTGAGCGTGGTGATCGGCGCGCTGGTCGGAAAACGCCAACCGGCGGTCGCCTCGATGAGCGCCGCTCAAATCCAGATTCCGAAATTTGCACGGCCGAGACGCGGGAGCCGGGAAATCTCGCGCAGAACAGAACCCCGGAGGACAAATCGATGA
- a CDS encoding serine hydrolase, producing the protein MNINPKAAGLSPLRLETLDRFIQARYIDEGKIAGALTVIARRGEVGHFSPLGLADVERKTPVREDTIFRLYSMTKPLTSVAFMTLVEQGMVALDDPVHRVIPEWRNLGVYRGGFMETFRTVRPERPMLMIDLLRHTSGLTYGFQQTTNVDAAYRKLQVGERTRDSTLDDMVRQLSTLPLEFSPGTAWNYSVSTDVLGYLVGKISGQPFDQYLHSRILQPLGMNDTAFYVPASKQSRLGSCYSATPKGGMALFDDCAKSTYLQEPSLLSGGGGLASTAGDYLRFCRMLLNGGTLDGVQILSPKTIQLMTLNHLPGGKDLPALSRSLFSEVTYNGVGFGMGFAITLDNTFTMLPGSVGDYSWGGAASTYFWIDPKEDLITIFMAQLLPSTTYPIRRELRTLVYSAFAESNS; encoded by the coding sequence GTGAACATCAACCCAAAAGCAGCCGGCCTGTCGCCGCTACGCCTCGAGACGCTCGATCGTTTCATCCAGGCGCGATACATCGATGAAGGCAAGATCGCCGGCGCGTTGACCGTAATCGCGCGCCGCGGAGAGGTCGGGCATTTCAGCCCGCTCGGCCTCGCCGACGTCGAGCGCAAGACTCCCGTGCGCGAGGACACCATATTTCGCCTCTACTCGATGACCAAGCCACTCACCAGCGTCGCATTCATGACGCTGGTCGAACAAGGCATGGTTGCGCTCGACGATCCCGTGCATCGCGTGATCCCGGAGTGGAGGAACCTCGGCGTCTATCGGGGCGGCTTCATGGAGACGTTTCGCACCGTCCGTCCTGAGCGCCCGATGCTCATGATCGATCTGCTTCGCCACACTTCGGGTCTGACCTACGGCTTTCAGCAGACGACCAACGTCGATGCAGCCTATCGCAAGCTGCAAGTGGGCGAACGTACACGGGATAGCACTCTCGATGACATGGTTCGACAGCTATCCACGCTACCGCTGGAGTTTTCACCTGGCACGGCATGGAACTACTCGGTCTCGACCGACGTGCTGGGATACCTGGTCGGTAAAATCTCCGGACAGCCATTCGACCAATACCTGCATTCGCGCATTCTGCAACCGCTCGGCATGAACGACACCGCCTTTTATGTCCCTGCCAGCAAGCAGTCGCGACTTGGTTCTTGCTACTCAGCTACTCCCAAGGGTGGGATGGCGCTCTTCGACGATTGTGCGAAGAGCACCTACTTGCAGGAACCGAGCTTACTGTCGGGTGGAGGAGGTTTGGCTTCAACTGCCGGAGACTACCTTCGCTTTTGCCGGATGCTGCTGAATGGCGGCACGCTCGACGGCGTACAGATTCTAAGTCCTAAGACCATCCAGTTGATGACTCTTAACCACCTTCCAGGCGGCAAGGACTTGCCAGCGCTGTCCCGCTCGCTATTTAGCGAGGTGACTTACAACGGTGTTGGTTTCGGGATGGGATTCGCGATTACGCTCGACAATACCTTTACCATGCTGCCCGGCAGCGTCGGCGACTATTCATGGGGCGGCGCCGCCTCCACTTACTTCTGGATCGATCCTAAGGAAGACCTGATTACTATCTTCATGGCCCAACTACTGCCATCAACCACCTATCCGATTCGCCGCGAACTTAGGACCTTGGTCTACTCTGCCTTTGCCGAATCGAATAGCTAG
- a CDS encoding NAD(P)H-dependent flavin oxidoreductase: MEPSNSFSNRLAEKISARLRLPLIAAPMLSVSGPDLVIAASRAGVIGSFPLANARTPEQLEEWLTRIETALDADTNSGKAPAPFCPNLIIKRPQMRAELAALVKHRVEMVITSVGSPVEAIGPLHDAGCIVFADVASVHHAERAIAAGVDGLVLLTAGAGGQTGWLNPLAFIRAVRAFYDGPIVLAGGISDGAALFAAQVLGCDLAYMGTKFIATHESMAAPEYKQMLVDSGMDDVMLTQAFTGLDTNMLKPSMIRAGLDPQTLPPRVSIEEAARRFSSKGESAIDSARRYKDIWSAGHSISGVTRIQSAAELVEQTFIEFQAARRAVARALTASGAFTE; encoded by the coding sequence ATGGAACCATCTAATAGCTTCTCCAATCGCTTGGCTGAGAAGATCTCGGCGCGGCTTCGATTGCCGTTGATCGCCGCGCCGATGCTATCAGTCTCCGGACCCGACCTTGTCATTGCTGCATCGCGCGCCGGAGTGATCGGCTCCTTTCCGCTTGCTAATGCGCGCACGCCTGAACAACTCGAGGAATGGCTGACTCGTATCGAGACCGCGCTCGACGCTGATACTAACTCGGGCAAAGCACCGGCGCCCTTTTGCCCCAACTTGATCATCAAGCGTCCTCAGATGCGCGCCGAGCTTGCCGCGTTGGTGAAGCATCGAGTCGAGATGGTGATCACCAGCGTCGGTTCTCCCGTTGAGGCGATAGGTCCGCTGCATGACGCCGGATGTATCGTCTTCGCCGACGTCGCCAGCGTGCATCATGCTGAGCGCGCGATCGCGGCCGGCGTCGATGGATTGGTACTTCTCACCGCGGGCGCCGGCGGCCAGACCGGATGGCTCAATCCGCTCGCGTTCATCCGCGCAGTGCGCGCGTTTTACGACGGTCCGATCGTGCTGGCCGGCGGCATCTCGGACGGCGCCGCGCTGTTCGCCGCGCAGGTGCTCGGATGCGATCTCGCTTACATGGGCACCAAGTTCATCGCGACGCACGAAAGCATGGCCGCGCCTGAATACAAGCAGATGCTGGTCGATTCAGGCATGGACGACGTGATGCTCACGCAGGCCTTCACCGGCCTCGACACCAACATGCTGAAGCCGTCGATGATTCGCGCTGGACTCGATCCGCAGACGTTGCCCCCGCGCGTCTCGATCGAGGAAGCGGCGCGCCGATTCAGCAGCAAGGGCGAGTCTGCAATCGACAGTGCGCGCCGCTACAAGGACATCTGGAGCGCAGGACATTCCATTTCGGGAGTGACGCGCATTCAAAGCGCCGCAGAACTCGTCGAGCAGACCTTTATCGAGTTTCAGGCCGCGCGGCGCGCCGTCGCCCGCGCTTTGACTGCGAGCGGCGCTTTCACTGAATGA
- a CDS encoding amidohydrolase family protein — protein MDAKKESQSAKIRARLGHPVIDSDGHSIESIPVFLEYLKSVGGAGLVEKFRTVFYDTIIDPRWTSFSNEERRYQRGMKPVWWANAANTRDLATAVLPKLMHERLGELGLDFSVVYPTIGLATIAIEDAEMRQACARAINTMKADLFGEFSDRLTAAATIPMHTPEEAIAELEFAVKLGLKTAMVASYVRRPIPRVAREFPEAARYTYWMDTFGLDSEYDYDPFWAKCVELGIAPTFHSVGYGWGSRRSISNYIYNHIGNFAASAEAVCKSLFMGGVPMRFPRLRFGFLEGGAAWARILYCELISHWEKRNGKSVQNYNPANIDRKMMADLIRRYGAKSMTADAEQIAASIDSIVANTDPAQIDEWAQSGVRSAEDIRDIFTERFYFGCEGDDPLTMMAFRPMGTRFNSRLRAFYGSDIGHWDVPDMRLILDEAYELVEHGLMTSDELRDFVFATPVQFWTSTNPDFFKGTAVEAEVNRIAKAA, from the coding sequence ATGGACGCAAAAAAGGAATCGCAGTCGGCGAAAATCCGGGCGCGCCTCGGACATCCTGTAATCGATTCGGACGGACACAGTATCGAGTCGATCCCGGTGTTTCTCGAATATCTCAAATCGGTTGGCGGCGCCGGCCTGGTCGAAAAATTCCGCACCGTCTTTTACGACACGATTATCGATCCGCGATGGACCAGTTTTTCGAACGAGGAGCGGCGCTACCAGCGCGGGATGAAACCGGTGTGGTGGGCCAACGCGGCGAACACGCGCGACCTCGCGACGGCGGTATTGCCGAAATTGATGCACGAGCGGCTCGGCGAGTTGGGGCTCGATTTTTCGGTGGTGTATCCAACCATAGGGCTCGCGACGATCGCGATCGAAGACGCGGAGATGCGCCAGGCCTGCGCGCGTGCGATCAATACGATGAAAGCCGACTTGTTCGGCGAGTTTTCCGATCGGCTGACGGCGGCGGCGACGATCCCGATGCATACGCCGGAGGAAGCGATCGCGGAGCTGGAATTCGCGGTCAAGCTGGGACTCAAGACGGCGATGGTGGCGAGTTACGTGCGGCGGCCGATTCCGCGGGTCGCGCGCGAATTTCCGGAAGCGGCGCGCTACACCTACTGGATGGACACCTTCGGGCTGGATAGCGAATACGACTACGATCCGTTCTGGGCGAAATGCGTCGAGCTCGGAATCGCTCCAACCTTCCATTCGGTAGGTTATGGATGGGGCAGCCGGCGCTCGATTTCGAACTACATCTATAATCACATCGGAAATTTTGCGGCGAGCGCGGAAGCCGTATGCAAATCGCTGTTCATGGGCGGCGTGCCGATGCGATTCCCGCGGCTTCGATTCGGCTTTCTGGAAGGCGGCGCGGCGTGGGCGCGAATTCTCTACTGCGAATTGATCTCGCACTGGGAGAAGCGCAACGGCAAATCCGTGCAGAATTACAACCCGGCAAACATCGATCGCAAAATGATGGCCGATTTGATTCGGCGCTACGGCGCAAAGTCGATGACGGCGGACGCTGAGCAGATTGCGGCGTCGATCGATTCGATCGTCGCCAACACTGATCCGGCGCAGATCGACGAATGGGCGCAGAGCGGCGTCCGCAGCGCCGAGGACATCCGCGACATTTTCACCGAGCGTTTTTATTTTGGCTGTGAGGGCGACGACCCGCTCACTATGATGGCGTTCCGCCCGATGGGCACCCGCTTCAATTCGCGACTGCGCGCGTTTTACGGCTCGGATATCGGGCACTGGGACGTGCCCGACATGCGGCTGATACTCGACGAGGCGTACGAACTGGTCGAGCACGGCCTGATGACATCAGACGAGTTGCGCGACTTCGTGTTTGCGACGCCGGTGCAATTCTGGACTTCGACCAATCCGGATTTTTTCAAAGGCACTGCGGTGGAAGCGGAAGTGAATCGCATCGCGAAGGCGGCGTGA
- a CDS encoding YeeE/YedE family protein, translating into MKKYLVSLASGVVFALGLGISGMTRPSKVIGFLDFAGDWDPSLGLVMAGAMGVYAIAYQASRRMGAPLLSTSFAIPAQSNLDGRLIAGAALFGIGWGLGGFCPGPAITSMASGQAPVFVFVIAMAAGMILQAVVMTREKDQAYQRLSHPAADS; encoded by the coding sequence ATGAAAAAATATTTGGTGTCGCTCGCCTCAGGAGTGGTGTTCGCGCTGGGACTTGGAATTTCGGGCATGACGCGGCCGAGCAAGGTAATCGGCTTTCTCGATTTCGCCGGAGATTGGGATCCCAGCCTGGGACTGGTGATGGCGGGCGCGATGGGCGTTTACGCGATCGCGTATCAAGCCAGCAGGAGGATGGGTGCGCCACTGCTAAGCACCTCGTTCGCGATTCCGGCGCAATCCAATCTGGATGGACGTCTGATTGCAGGCGCAGCGCTATTCGGCATCGGCTGGGGACTCGGGGGATTTTGTCCGGGACCGGCGATTACGTCGATGGCGTCGGGTCAGGCGCCGGTGTTTGTATTCGTGATCGCGATGGCGGCCGGGATGATCCTTCAAGCTGTGGTGATGACGCGCGAAAAAGATCAGGCGTATCAGCGCTTGTCGCATCCCGCGGCTGACTCATGA